A region of Drosophila mauritiana strain mau12 chromosome 3L, ASM438214v1, whole genome shotgun sequence DNA encodes the following proteins:
- the LOC117141379 gene encoding inositol monophosphatase 1 — MSHNVDVEKCLEVASNLVSEAGRLIARNNEQRQDFVCKSNDIDLVTQTDKDVEQLLMDGIRRHFPEHKFIGEEESSGEEGVKKLTDEPTWIIDPVDGTMNFVHAFPHSCISVGLKVNKVTELGLVYNPILEQRFTARRGHGAFYNGRRIHVSGQKELGKALVTSEFGTTRDEAKMKVVHENFEKMAKKAHGLRVLGSAALNMSMVALGAADANYEFGIHAWDVCAGDLIVREAGGVVIDPAGGEFDIMSRRVLAAATPELAQEISKVLTQFNPLPRDD, encoded by the exons ATGTCACACAACGTGGACGTGGAAAAGTGCTTAGAGGTGGCCAGCAACCTGGTTTCAGAAGCTGGAAGG CTCATCGCTCGCAACAATGAGCAGCGACAGGACTTCGTTTGCAAGAGCAATGACATCGACTTGGTGACCCAAACAGACAAGGATGTGGAGCAGCTACTGATGGACGGCATTCGCCGCCACTTTCCGGAGCACAA GTTCATCGGCGAGGAGGAGAGTAGCGGCGAGGAGGGTGTCAAGAAGCTTACCGACGAGCCCACCTGGATCATTGATCCCGTGGACGGCACCATGAACTTTGTGCACGCATTTCCGCACTCTTGCATCTCCGTGGGTCTGAAGGTGAACAAGGTCACGGAGCTGGGCTTGGTCTATAATCCCATCCTGGAGCAGCGCTTCACTGCAAGACGAGGGCACGGAGCCTTCTACAACGGGCGCAGGATCCACGTGAGCGGCCAAAAGGAATTGGGCAAAGCGCTGGTCACCAGTGAATTCGGTACCACCCGGGACGAGGCCAAGATGAAGGTCGTGCATGAGAACTTCGAGAAGATGGCCAAAAAGGCGCATGG CCTACGGGTCCTGGGTTCGGCAGCCCTTAATATGTCGATGGTTGCTCTGGGAGCCGCTGACGCCAACTACGAATTTGGAATTCACGCCTGGGATGTGTGTGCCGGGGACTTGATTGTCCGGGAGGCTGGTGGCGTGGTCATCGATCCTGCTGGCGGCGAATTCGACATCATGTCTCGAAGGGTCCTGGCGGCAGCCACACCGGAGTTGGCCCAAGAGATCTCAAAGGTGCTAACGCAGTTTAATCCCCTTCCTCGCGATGATTAA
- the LOC117141541 gene encoding uncharacterized protein LOC117141541 encodes MVDDKLPPSKEPAERPPDQATPGNAATRFGLEDHEATQQDARVNTLRQAEERRGSMVPPDKRAMSMKISQARLHTINDPNRTGTHSAEATTPPAKPVVNISSQSSLMRGVAPDLPPKPQRPSESEVDLESSDVDRTSAKRKSEKALSDISSSSSEEPDKRVRPAPPPPQPEPQRKSIDFAKSEAEPIPPPAPRPEDVPLPPPMMSSVPTDGSQDDGQSINSKLTNTDISFHPSKVFASKGTNTSGMLYSDEENEPEEEELPKLPDQFSASDLDTLFLLACREVKKAGAIALAENKKKQEYTTKKHTNDIVTPTDNIVEESFIKAISSRYPNHQFIAEERISKSETGMVTLTDDPTWIIDPIDGTMNFVHHFPYYCISVAYLVNQETQFGIIYNPPMKNMYTAQLGKGAQMNGEMIRTTGQTNLPAAMVLQEYSSGGNEARNQVATENSQRLVKKTHAMRSIGSSAMCLAMVASGVADAFYNFGLHVWDMAAGALIVTEAGGVVMDPAGEELDIMSRRCLAASTDYLALELGNCLQQNYPSPRDDEPRSVNPNEYGPAPETRDFTSQTDFPDSDTPETTDTEIGSEKPAMPAN; translated from the exons ATGGTCGACGATAAGCTACCACCAAGCAAGGAACCTGCTGAACGCCCTCCAGACCAGGCCACCCCCGGAAACGCGGCTACCCGATTCGGCTTGGAGGATCACGAGGCCACTCAGCAGGATGCCCGTGTGAACACACTGCGGCAAGCAGAAGAGCGACGTGGTTCCATGGTGCCTCCCGACAAGCGGGCGATGTCCATGAAGATCTCGCAAGCGCGCTTACACACCATAAATGATCCGAATCGGACTGGCACACATTCTGCTGAAGCGACGACACCACCGGCCAAGCCTGTGGTCAACATTTCGTCGCAGAGTTCTTTGATGAGAGGTGTGGCGCCAGATCTTCCACCCAAGCCGCAGCGACCCTCCGAAAGCGAGGTCGATCTTGAATCCTCCGATGTTGATAGAACATCGGCAAAAAGGAAATCGGAGAAAGCACTATCTGATATTTCATCTTCGTCATCGGAGGAACCAGATAAACGCGTCCGacctgctcctcctcccccACAACCAGAGCCTCAGCGGAAATCAATTGATTTTGCAAAATCAGAAGCTGAGCCCATTCCCCCGCCGGCGCCTAGACCGGAGGATGTACCATTGCCCCCACCCATGATGTCGTCCGTGCCGACGGATGGAAGCCAAGACGATGGCCAGAGCATAAATAGCAAGTTGACCAACACCGACATCAGTTTTCACCCATCCAAGGTATTCGCCTCGAAGGGAACCAACACTTCGGGCATGCTCTACTCCGACGAGGAAAATGAGCCGGAGGAAGAGGAACTCCCAAAACTTCCGGATCAGTTCTCCGCCAGCGATCTGGACACTTTGTTCCTGCTGGCCTGTCGGGAGGTGAAGAAGGCTGGCGCTATCGCTCTTgcggaaaacaaaaagaaacagGAGTACACCACCAAGAAGCACACAAATGACATCGTCACTCCCACCGACAACATTGTCGAGGAGTCCTTCATTAAGGCCATCAGCTCACGGTATCCCAATCACCA ATTTATTGCCGAAGAGAGAATTTCAAAGTCGGAGACTGGTATGGTGACCCTGACCGATGACCCCACCTGGATAATCGATCCCATCGATGGCACCATGAACTTTGTGCACCACTTTCCGTACTACTGCATCTCCGTGGCCTATTTGGTAAATCAGGAGACCCAGTTTGGTATTATCTATAATCCGCCCATGAAGAATATGTACACGGCCCAACTGGGCAAGGGTGCTCAAATGAACGGCGAGATGATAAGGACCACTGGCCAAACCAACCTCCCCGCGGCCATGGTTCTGCAGGAGTACAGCTCTGGCGGCAATGAGGCGCGTAACCAGGTGGCCACTGAGAACTCCCAGCGACTGGTAAAGAAAACCCATGC GATGCGCTCTATTGGATCCTCCGCCATGTGCTTGGCAATGGTCGCCTCCGGAGTGGCGGATGCCTTCTACAACTTTGGGCTGCACGTTTGGGATATGGCAGCAGGCGCTTTGATAGTCACGGAGGCCGGAGGAGTGGTAATGGATCCGGCCGGAGAGGAGTTGGACATTATGTCCCGTCGCTGCCTCGCTGCCTCTACTGACTACCTTGCCCTCGAATTGGGTAACTGCCTGCAGCAGAATTATCCATCTCCACGTGACGACGAGCCGCGTTCCGTTAACCCCAATGAGTACGGACCTGCTCCGGAGACCAGGGACTTTACCAGCCAGACGGACTTCCCCGATTCGGATACCCCAGAAACCACTGACACCGAAATAGGCAGCGAAAAACCAGCGATGCCTGCTAACTAA